Below is a genomic region from Pseudomonas berkeleyensis.
CATTGCGCCCTGGCGACCATGCAGGATGGTGGTCTTGATGGTCTCCGGCTCGCCGCCCCAGCGCCACTCGTTGTCGGTCAGATTGGGGAAGCCGTAGCTGCCCTTGGCATCGGAGCCGTGGCAAACGGAGCAGTTGGAGGCGAACAGGCGGCCACCCATTTTCAGGGCTTGCTCGTCCTTGGCCACTTCCTCGATCGGCATGGCAGCGTATTTGGCGAACAGCGGGCCGTATTGCTCGTCGGCGCGCGCCATTTCCTTCTCCCACTGGTGCACGCCGGTCCAGCCGGCATGACGCATGGAGCCGTCAGCGATCTGTACGCCAGCAGCGAAGGGGGTTTGCTTCTCGTTGTCGAGGTAGTTGTAACCCGGCAGCACGCCTTTCCAGTTGCCCAGGCCCGGATACAGAGCGAGGTAGCCCAGGGCGAAGATGATGGTGGCGACGAACAGCATGAACCACCACTTCGGCAGCGGGTTGTCATACTCCTCGATGCCGTCGAAGCTGTGCCCGACGGTTTCCTCGGTAGTCTCCTGGCGCTGGCCCTTGCGGGTGCCGAAGATCAGCCAGGTCAGGGCGAAGATGGTGCCCAGAGACAGAATGGTTACGTACCAACTCCAGAACGTGGTCATTGGTTATTGCTCCTGGAAGAGTCCTGATCGCGCTTGGACTCGGGCTTG
It encodes:
- the ccoP gene encoding cytochrome-c oxidase, cbb3-type subunit III translates to MTTFWSWYVTILSLGTIFALTWLIFGTRKGQRQETTEETVGHSFDGIEEYDNPLPKWWFMLFVATIIFALGYLALYPGLGNWKGVLPGYNYLDNEKQTPFAAGVQIADGSMRHAGWTGVHQWEKEMARADEQYGPLFAKYAAMPIEEVAKDEQALKMGGRLFASNCSVCHGSDAKGSYGFPNLTDNEWRWGGEPETIKTTILHGRQGAMPAQGPAIGEDGVRNVAAYVLTQLAGRQLPEGVEADIEAGQKVFAGTCFACHGADGKGTPAMGAPNLTNPAAFIYGSSYAQLQQTIRYGRHGNMPAQEEFLGNDKVHLLAAYVYSLSHKAQEQ